The Paenibacillus macerans genome includes a window with the following:
- a CDS encoding VOC family protein codes for MIFERVVFEVSPSKLRETQAFYGDRFGFELAEQEEDSFTIRAGATLVTFKVAAGGDQPFYHFALNVPENKFTEVKAWAASQVLLIEEEGDDEVFFTSWNAHSGYFEDPAGNIVELIARHNLPSGIDHAFTARDVMSVSEIGIVAVETLLLVSELNAAGLPNWREASEEFTPVGDEQGLLIVVRDQREWFFSNGKKARFYPVEVTVAGVGRFSFANINRFEPGKSF; via the coding sequence ATGATTTTCGAGCGCGTAGTCTTTGAAGTCAGTCCGTCAAAACTCCGGGAGACGCAAGCGTTTTATGGCGACCGGTTCGGTTTCGAGCTTGCGGAACAGGAGGAAGACAGCTTTACGATCCGGGCCGGGGCGACTTTGGTCACCTTCAAAGTTGCGGCTGGAGGAGACCAGCCGTTTTATCATTTCGCATTAAATGTACCGGAGAATAAATTTACCGAAGTAAAAGCCTGGGCGGCTTCCCAAGTGCTTTTGATTGAGGAGGAGGGCGATGACGAGGTGTTTTTCACCTCCTGGAACGCCCATTCCGGTTATTTTGAAGACCCGGCCGGCAACATCGTGGAGCTTATCGCCAGGCATAATTTGCCGAGCGGGATTGATCATGCGTTTACGGCTCGCGACGTGATGAGCGTTAGCGAGATCGGCATCGTGGCCGTGGAAACCCTGCTGTTGGTAAGCGAGCTGAATGCGGCCGGACTGCCCAACTGGCGGGAGGCTTCCGAAGAATTCACTCCGGTAGGGGACGAACAGGGGCTTTTGATCGTCGTCCGGGATCAGCGGGAATGGTTTTTTTCTAACGGTAAAAAGGCGCGGTTTTATCCTGTGGAGGTCACGGTGGCCGGGGTGGGCCGGTTCAGTTTTGCAAACATCAACCGGTTTGAACCAGGAAAATCTTTTTGA